A window of Brevibacterium ihuae contains these coding sequences:
- a CDS encoding glycine betaine ABC transporter substrate-binding protein, with protein sequence MKRLPLSAALAAAALALTGCGLQPAASFVPAVEPGTIEPVPGAEDADPITVTSKSFTEQLILGKIAVLAAEAAGYEVVDLTNVPGSQPSRQLIESGGADVGYEYTGTAWLTYLGQEESIPDPQEMWEAVSEIDAENGVTWGAPMPLNNTYAFAVGPEQWEALGGISTLSQITELPVEDRTFCVDAEFNSRVDGMNPMLEHYEMPRGGSEGVPDDQIGVYDVGAIYAATAEGDCNFGEVYTTDGRIDALELTVLEDDRQFFPAYNAAPTFHADSLDNHPEYKEILDSFGDRLTNEVMRQLNLRVDVEGEEPADVAFDWMVSEGLITDPAA encoded by the coding sequence ATGAAGCGCCTTCCGCTCTCCGCCGCCCTCGCCGCCGCAGCCCTCGCCCTCACCGGGTGCGGCCTGCAGCCGGCAGCGTCGTTCGTCCCCGCCGTGGAGCCCGGCACCATCGAACCGGTGCCCGGTGCCGAGGACGCCGACCCGATCACCGTGACCTCGAAGTCGTTCACCGAGCAGCTCATCCTCGGCAAGATCGCGGTCCTCGCCGCCGAGGCGGCCGGCTACGAGGTCGTCGACCTGACGAACGTCCCCGGCTCCCAGCCCTCGCGCCAGCTCATCGAATCCGGCGGTGCGGATGTCGGCTACGAATACACCGGCACGGCATGGCTGACCTACCTGGGCCAGGAGGAGAGCATCCCCGACCCGCAGGAGATGTGGGAGGCCGTGTCCGAGATCGATGCCGAGAACGGGGTGACGTGGGGCGCGCCGATGCCGCTGAACAACACCTACGCCTTCGCCGTCGGACCGGAGCAGTGGGAGGCGCTCGGCGGGATCTCGACGCTGTCCCAGATCACCGAGCTCCCGGTCGAGGACCGCACCTTCTGCGTCGATGCGGAGTTCAATTCGCGCGTCGACGGGATGAATCCGATGCTCGAGCACTACGAGATGCCGCGCGGCGGCTCCGAGGGCGTGCCGGACGACCAGATCGGCGTCTACGACGTCGGAGCGATCTACGCCGCCACGGCGGAAGGCGACTGCAACTTCGGCGAGGTCTACACCACCGATGGACGGATCGATGCCCTCGAACTCACCGTGCTCGAGGACGACCGCCAGTTCTTCCCGGCCTACAACGCCGCGCCGACGTTCCACGCCGACTCCCTCGACAACCATCCGGAATACAAGGAGATCCTCGACTCCTTCGGCGATCGGCTGACGAACGAGGTCATGCGCCAGCTCAACCTCCGCGTCGACGTCGAGGGCGAGGAGCCGGCGGACGTCGCCTTCGACTGGATGGTCTCCGAGGGCCTCATCACCGACCCCGCCGCCTGA
- a CDS encoding ABC transporter permease — protein MSRPGTADSRTTDSCTAEHAAPGAPLQGTATGASRPRNAREVERAGERRALIFQILGIAVVFAALVIWLVTADLTETELGTLNPATLWGYTLEHLALTAVSALIVLAIAIPLGILLTRPALRFLTGPVMTVANIGQAAPAIGLIVLLAFWLGFGFWAAIVSLVLYAVLPVLRNTMVGLTQVDDSLIEAGRGMGMSATAVLFRVELPLAVPLMLAGIRTALVLLVGTATLATFINGGGLGVLITTGVNLNLTTVLVSGSLIVALLALVIDWLGRVVEYFARPKGL, from the coding sequence ATGAGCCGGCCGGGCACCGCCGACTCCCGCACCACCGACTCCTGCACCGCGGAGCACGCCGCACCGGGAGCACCGCTTCAGGGCACCGCGACGGGGGCCTCGCGTCCCCGGAACGCCCGGGAGGTCGAGCGGGCCGGGGAGCGTCGCGCGCTGATCTTCCAGATCCTCGGCATCGCCGTGGTCTTCGCCGCGCTCGTCATCTGGCTCGTCACCGCCGATCTCACGGAGACCGAGCTCGGCACCCTCAACCCCGCGACCCTGTGGGGCTACACGCTCGAGCACCTCGCCCTCACCGCGGTGTCGGCGCTCATCGTCCTCGCCATCGCGATCCCGCTCGGCATCCTCCTCACCCGCCCCGCCCTCCGGTTCCTCACCGGACCGGTGATGACGGTGGCGAACATCGGTCAGGCCGCGCCGGCGATCGGTCTCATCGTGCTCCTCGCGTTCTGGCTGGGCTTCGGGTTCTGGGCCGCGATCGTCTCGCTCGTCCTCTACGCGGTGCTGCCCGTGCTCCGCAACACCATGGTCGGACTCACCCAGGTCGACGACAGCCTCATCGAGGCCGGTCGCGGCATGGGGATGAGTGCGACCGCAGTGCTGTTCCGCGTGGAGCTGCCGCTCGCCGTGCCGCTCATGCTCGCCGGCATCCGCACCGCGCTCGTCCTCCTCGTCGGCACCGCGACGCTCGCGACTTTCATCAACGGCGGCGGGCTCGGGGTGCTCATCACCACCGGCGTCAACCTCAACCTCACGACCGTGCTCGTCTCCGGCTCCCTCATCGTCGCGCTCCTCGCGCTCGTCATCGACTGGCTGGGTCGCGTCGTCGAGTACTTCGCCCGGCCGAAAGGACTGTGA
- a CDS encoding ABC transporter ATP-binding protein → MSDQLTGSADTAADRTPTSTDSQGAEIFLREITKTYPGQAKPAVGGLTMEIPAGSIVMLVGPSGCGKTTTLKMINRLIEPTAGSIIMDDEDITTMDADKLRRRIGYVIQAGGLFPHMTVATNIGIVPKMLGWDKDRIAARVDELLELVSLDPDTYRDRYPRELSGGQQQRIGVARALAADPPVLLMDEPFGAVDPITRQRLQDELISIQAELKKTIVCVTHDFDEAVKLGDWIAIFAEGGQLVQYDSPEQILKHPANDFVENFIGSGAGLKQLTLSRVADAEVRETVTSPVADGPAAALAALRSSGSADDAVVILDDRERPVQWYSSRQLERLTEFPAARDEDLPVVGDRASLNDALDTMLVSSTSNAIVTGSRHRYLGVIGVETVMDAITSARGATAEQTPDSPRGENTTPAEGDS, encoded by the coding sequence GTGTCTGATCAGCTCACCGGATCCGCCGACACCGCCGCGGACCGCACCCCGACGTCGACCGACTCCCAGGGCGCAGAGATCTTCCTGCGCGAGATCACCAAGACCTACCCCGGGCAGGCGAAGCCCGCGGTCGGGGGTCTCACCATGGAGATCCCGGCCGGCAGCATCGTCATGCTCGTCGGCCCCTCCGGCTGTGGCAAGACGACCACGCTCAAGATGATCAACCGGCTCATCGAGCCCACCGCCGGCAGCATCATCATGGACGACGAGGACATCACGACGATGGACGCCGACAAGCTCCGGCGGCGGATCGGCTACGTCATCCAGGCCGGCGGACTCTTCCCCCACATGACGGTGGCGACGAACATCGGGATCGTGCCGAAGATGCTCGGCTGGGACAAGGACCGGATCGCCGCCCGCGTCGACGAGCTCCTCGAGCTCGTCTCGCTCGACCCCGACACCTATCGCGACCGCTACCCGCGCGAGCTCTCCGGCGGCCAGCAGCAGCGGATCGGCGTGGCCCGCGCGCTGGCGGCCGACCCGCCCGTGCTCCTCATGGACGAGCCGTTCGGCGCGGTCGACCCGATCACCCGGCAGCGCCTGCAGGACGAGCTCATCAGCATCCAGGCCGAGCTCAAGAAGACCATCGTCTGCGTCACCCACGACTTCGACGAGGCGGTCAAGCTCGGCGACTGGATCGCGATCTTCGCCGAGGGCGGCCAGCTCGTCCAGTACGACTCGCCCGAGCAGATCCTCAAGCACCCCGCGAACGACTTCGTCGAGAACTTCATCGGCTCCGGCGCCGGCCTCAAGCAGCTCACCCTGAGCCGCGTCGCCGACGCCGAGGTGCGCGAGACGGTGACCTCGCCCGTCGCGGACGGCCCCGCCGCCGCCCTCGCCGCCCTGCGCAGCTCGGGCTCCGCCGACGACGCCGTCGTCATCCTCGACGACCGCGAACGTCCCGTGCAGTGGTACTCCTCGCGCCAGCTCGAGCGGCTCACCGAGTTCCCCGCCGCGCGCGACGAGGACCTCCCGGTGGTCGGCGACCGCGCCTCCCTCAACGACGCGCTCGACACCATGCTCGTGTCCTCGACGAGCAATGCGATCGTCACCGGCAGCAGGCACCGCTACCTCGGGGTGATCGGCGTGGAGACCGTCATGGACGCCATCACCTCGGCGCGCGGCGCCACGGCGGAGCAGACCCCGGACTCCCCCCGCGGAGAGAACACGACTCCGGCCGAGGGCGACTCGTGA
- a CDS encoding ABC transporter permease, translating to MWDYLVDRFPQIAFASWQHFSLVVQCLILATIISIVIAALVYRSGVWTSVANSVTAIGLTIPSFALIGLLIAPVGYGVTPAVIVVTFFATLPILRNAVVGLASVPSATVESARGIGMSRMRTLLTVELPVAWPVILAGIRVSAQMVMGIAAIAAYSLGPGLGGLIFTGLSRLGGANSLESVVVGVIGIILLALVLDLILVGIGRLTTSKGIRV from the coding sequence ATGTGGGATTACCTGGTGGACCGATTCCCGCAGATCGCGTTCGCCAGCTGGCAGCACTTCAGCCTCGTGGTCCAGTGCCTCATCCTCGCCACCATCATCTCGATCGTCATCGCCGCGCTCGTCTACCGCTCCGGGGTCTGGACGTCGGTGGCCAACTCCGTCACCGCGATCGGCCTGACGATCCCGTCCTTCGCCCTCATCGGTCTCCTCATCGCCCCCGTGGGGTACGGCGTCACCCCTGCTGTCATCGTCGTGACGTTCTTCGCCACGCTCCCGATCCTCCGCAACGCCGTGGTCGGGCTCGCCTCGGTCCCGTCCGCCACCGTGGAATCCGCGCGCGGCATCGGGATGAGCCGGATGCGCACCCTCCTCACCGTCGAGCTGCCGGTGGCCTGGCCGGTCATCCTCGCCGGCATCCGGGTCTCCGCGCAGATGGTCATGGGCATCGCCGCGATCGCCGCCTACTCCCTGGGCCCCGGCCTCGGCGGCCTGATCTTCACCGGGCTGTCCCGCCTCGGCGGTGCGAACTCGCTCGAATCGGTGGTCGTCGGCGTCATCGGCATCATCCTCCTGGCACTCGTGCTCGACCTCATCCTCGTCGGCATCGGCCGGTTGACCACCTCGAAAGGTATCCGTGTCTGA